One window of Leguminivora glycinivorella isolate SPB_JAAS2020 chromosome 9, LegGlyc_1.1, whole genome shotgun sequence genomic DNA carries:
- the LOC125229430 gene encoding protein DPCD, giving the protein MKRKSCLIEVSEDSGCNSFEKRIRGIFNNTDQSKMHRNTIWYKSLLGAEKSCLKQDKIKKIHYKFEDDKEMVEEYNVDTQVLLRRAWKVKGKLGGEGKWDVEIGDPIPDATPRIDTAEIVESNDQPIVTRRNTRVNLEWRIRNLPYPIETYSISCNNEEKCIIVRTTNKKYFKKLQVPELMRLNMPLEQANIQFSHQFNTLIIVYKKPQQLLDLDKAWFEELNKVKAVKDIPNECQTQ; this is encoded by the exons atgaaaagaaaatcttgTTTGATCGAAGTATCCGAAGATTCTGGTTGCAACAGTTTTGAAAAGAGAATAAGAGGTATTTTTAATAACACTGATCAATCCAAAATGCACAGAAACACTATTTGGTACAAGTCTCTTCTTGGAGCTGAGAAAAGTTGTTTAAAACAGGACAAGATAAAAAAGATTCACTATAAGTTCGAGGATGACAAGGAAATGGTAGAAGAGTATAATGTGGACACTCAAGTTTTGCTTAGAAGAGCTTGGAAGGTAAAAGGCAAGCTTGGCGGTGAGGGCAAGTGGGATGTGGAAATAGGAGACCCAATTCCTGACGCCACACCTCGTATTGACACTGCTGAAATTGTAGAAAGTAATGATCAG CCTATTGTTACAAGACGCAACACTAGAGTCAACCTAGAATGGAGGATTAGAAACCTGCCATACCCCATTGAGACTTACTCCATTAGTTGCAACAATGAGGAGAAATGTATCATAGTTCGCACAACCAATAAGAAGTATTTCAAGAAACTACAAGTACCTGAATTGATGAGGTTGAATATGCCTTTAGAACAGGCTAACATACAATTTAGTCATCAATTTAACACACTCATCATTGTG tataaaaaGCCGCAGCAACTCTTAGATCTAGATAAAGCCTGGTTTGAGGAACTAAACAAGGTAAAGGCTGTAAAAGACATACCAAATGAGTGCCAGACACAATAG